From a single Streptomyces sp. NBC_00377 genomic region:
- the mshC gene encoding cysteine--1-D-myo-inosityl 2-amino-2-deoxy-alpha-D-glucopyranoside ligase, whose translation MHAWPASEVPALPGQGRDLRIHDTATGGLVSLDPGPVARIYVCGITPYDATHMGHAATYNAFDLVQRVWLDTKRQVHYVQNVTDVDDPLLERAERDGVDWVALAEKETALFREDMTALRMLPPRHYIGAVEAIPGIVPLVERLRDAGAAYELEGDIYFSVESDPDFGRVSGLDAAAMRLLSAERGGDPDRSGKKNPLDPMLWMAAREGEPSWDGGSLGRGRPGWHIECVAIALDHLGMGFDVQGGGSDLAFPHHEMGASHAQVLTGEFPMAQAYVHAGMVALHGEKMSKSRGNLVFVSKLRQDGVDPAAIRLTLLAHHYRADWEWTDQVLADAEARLGRWRAAVSRPDGPPAEALVEEIREALGNDLDAPAALAAVDRWAALQQERGGTDIGAPGVVSRAVDALLGVAL comes from the coding sequence ATGCATGCCTGGCCCGCTTCCGAGGTCCCCGCCCTGCCTGGTCAGGGCCGCGACCTGAGGATCCACGACACCGCGACCGGCGGCTTGGTCTCCCTCGACCCCGGTCCCGTCGCCCGTATCTACGTCTGCGGCATCACGCCGTACGACGCGACCCACATGGGTCACGCGGCGACCTACAACGCGTTCGACCTCGTCCAGCGCGTGTGGCTCGACACCAAGCGGCAGGTTCACTACGTCCAGAACGTGACCGACGTCGACGACCCGCTCCTGGAGCGGGCCGAACGCGACGGCGTCGACTGGGTCGCCCTCGCCGAGAAGGAGACGGCGCTCTTCCGCGAGGACATGACCGCCCTGCGGATGCTGCCGCCGCGGCACTACATAGGCGCCGTCGAGGCGATACCCGGCATCGTTCCGCTCGTCGAGCGGCTGCGGGACGCCGGCGCCGCCTACGAGCTCGAGGGCGACATCTACTTCTCCGTCGAGTCCGACCCGGACTTCGGCCGGGTCTCCGGCCTGGACGCGGCCGCCATGCGGCTGCTCTCCGCCGAGCGCGGCGGCGACCCCGACCGCTCGGGCAAGAAGAACCCGCTCGACCCCATGCTCTGGATGGCGGCCCGCGAGGGCGAGCCCAGCTGGGACGGCGGCTCGCTCGGCCGCGGCCGGCCCGGCTGGCACATCGAGTGCGTGGCCATCGCCCTGGACCATCTGGGGATGGGCTTCGACGTACAGGGCGGCGGCTCCGACCTCGCCTTCCCGCACCACGAGATGGGCGCCTCGCACGCGCAGGTGCTGACCGGCGAGTTCCCCATGGCGCAGGCGTACGTCCACGCCGGCATGGTCGCCCTGCACGGCGAGAAGATGTCCAAGTCCAGGGGCAACCTCGTCTTCGTCTCGAAGCTGCGCCAGGACGGCGTCGACCCCGCCGCCATCCGGCTCACCCTCCTCGCTCACCACTACCGGGCCGACTGGGAGTGGACCGACCAGGTCCTCGCGGACGCCGAGGCCCGGCTCGGGCGCTGGCGCGCCGCCGTCTCCCGGCCCGACGGGCCGCCTGCCGAGGCGCTCGTCGAAGAGATCCGCGAGGCCCTCGGGAACGACCTCGACGCCCCGGCCGCACTCGCGGCCGTCGACCGCTGGGCGGCGCTCCAGCAGGAGCGGGGCGGCACGGACATCGGTGCTCCCGGTGTCGTGTCGCGGGCCGTGGACGCCCTGTTGGGCGTGGCCCTGTAG
- a CDS encoding PAC2 family protein — MIELEGVPELIDPVMVAAFEGWNDAGDAASTAVGHLEREWKGEVFAALDAEDYYDFQVNRPTVWMDAGVRKITWPTTRLSVVRVGGDKPRDLVLVRGIEPSMRWRSFCNELLGFAHELGVELVVILGALLGDTPHTRPVPISGTTSDADLAQRMDLEETKYEGPTGIVGVLQEACTHAGVPAVSLWAAVPHYVSQPPNPKATLALLNRLEDLIDVRIPLGELPEDARAWQVGVDQLAAEDTEVAEYVQTLEEARDTAELPEASGEAIAREFERYLRRRDGGGPPDPGERTRPPKPPKPSGDTSDDSDSSEE, encoded by the coding sequence GTGATCGAGCTCGAGGGGGTTCCCGAGCTGATCGACCCGGTCATGGTGGCCGCGTTCGAGGGCTGGAACGATGCCGGCGACGCCGCCTCCACCGCGGTCGGGCACCTGGAGCGGGAGTGGAAGGGCGAGGTGTTCGCGGCGCTGGACGCCGAGGACTACTACGACTTCCAGGTGAACCGCCCCACGGTGTGGATGGACGCAGGCGTGCGGAAGATCACGTGGCCGACGACAAGGTTGTCGGTCGTCCGGGTGGGCGGCGACAAGCCGCGCGACCTGGTGCTCGTGCGCGGCATCGAACCCTCCATGCGCTGGCGCTCGTTCTGCAACGAGCTGCTGGGCTTCGCGCACGAGTTGGGCGTGGAACTGGTCGTCATCCTGGGCGCCCTGCTCGGTGACACCCCGCACACCCGCCCGGTGCCGATCAGCGGAACCACGTCCGACGCGGACCTGGCCCAGCGGATGGACCTGGAGGAGACCAAGTACGAGGGCCCCACGGGCATCGTCGGCGTTCTCCAGGAAGCGTGCACGCACGCGGGGGTGCCCGCGGTGAGCCTCTGGGCGGCCGTGCCGCACTACGTCTCGCAGCCGCCGAACCCCAAGGCGACGCTGGCCCTCCTGAACCGCCTGGAGGACCTGATCGACGTACGCATCCCCCTGGGCGAGCTGCCTGAGGACGCGCGCGCGTGGCAGGTGGGTGTGGACCAGCTGGCCGCCGAGGACACCGAGGTCGCCGAGTACGTGCAGACGCTGGAGGAGGCACGGGACACCGCGGAGCTGCCGGAGGCGTCGGGCGAGGCGATCGCCCGCGAGTTCGAGCGCTACCTCCGGCGCCGGGACGGCGGGGGCCCGCCGGACCCCGGGGAGCGGACCCGGCCCCCGAAGCCGCCGAAGCCGAGCGGTGACACTTCCGACGACAGTGATTCGTCGGAGGAATAG
- a CDS encoding amidohydrolase produces the protein MSIDLLVHGGDVLTVDDAGTVVRDGAVAVHDGVILAVGPARELRERHTAAEEIDAAGCLVLPGLINAHTHLAMTLLRGRADDVTLQGFLERVLKWEAELLTPENVAAAVRLAVAESLRAGVTSALDMYWFHEAAERAAREAGWRLHTGPTFMDVPGLPDGMAYEGRLGWARRDLEARGAARPGHRPVVFAHSAYTLSPAQLTEVFALAREFGALVHIHAAENATEVATVEERHGKRPVELLDSLGLLGPDVLLAHAVDLTGPEIAALARTGTAVAHCPVSNLKLGCGIAPVPRLLSAGVTVGLGTDGAVSSNSLDVLGAVRQAALVHKAGGDPTAVGAEQAVRMATIEGARALGLGDQLGSLEAGKRADLIVLDLDAPHLRPRHDPWSTLAYAAHSPDVRDTVVDGRVLMRDRGLTRLDERAVIADLEAVL, from the coding sequence GTGAGCATCGACCTGCTGGTGCACGGCGGCGACGTCCTGACGGTGGACGACGCCGGAACCGTCGTGCGGGACGGGGCGGTCGCGGTCCACGACGGCGTGATCCTCGCCGTCGGCCCGGCCCGTGAGCTGCGCGAGCGCCACACCGCCGCCGAGGAGATCGACGCCGCGGGCTGTCTCGTCCTCCCGGGCCTGATCAACGCGCACACCCATCTGGCGATGACCCTGCTGCGCGGCCGCGCCGACGACGTCACCCTCCAGGGCTTCCTGGAGCGGGTCCTGAAGTGGGAGGCGGAGCTGCTGACGCCGGAGAACGTGGCGGCGGCGGTACGGCTGGCGGTCGCGGAGAGTCTGCGGGCCGGGGTGACCTCGGCGCTGGACATGTACTGGTTCCACGAGGCGGCCGAGCGGGCGGCCCGGGAGGCGGGCTGGCGGCTGCACACCGGGCCCACCTTCATGGACGTGCCCGGGCTGCCGGACGGCATGGCGTACGAGGGACGGCTCGGGTGGGCGCGGCGGGACCTCGAGGCACGCGGCGCGGCCCGGCCCGGACACCGGCCGGTCGTCTTCGCACACTCGGCGTACACCCTCTCCCCCGCGCAGCTGACCGAGGTGTTCGCGCTGGCCCGGGAGTTCGGGGCGCTGGTGCACATACACGCGGCGGAGAACGCCACCGAGGTCGCGACCGTGGAGGAGCGGCACGGGAAACGGCCGGTGGAGCTGCTGGACTCCCTCGGACTGCTCGGCCCCGACGTGCTGCTCGCCCACGCCGTCGACCTCACCGGACCGGAGATCGCGGCGCTGGCCCGCACGGGTACGGCCGTCGCCCACTGTCCGGTGTCGAACCTGAAGCTGGGCTGCGGGATCGCGCCCGTGCCGCGGCTGCTGAGCGCGGGCGTGACGGTGGGGCTGGGCACGGACGGCGCCGTCAGCTCCAACTCGCTGGACGTGCTGGGCGCGGTGCGGCAGGCGGCCCTGGTGCACAAGGCGGGCGGCGACCCGACGGCGGTCGGCGCCGAGCAGGCCGTGCGGATGGCGACGATCGAGGGCGCGCGGGCGCTCGGGCTCGGGGATCAGCTCGGTTCGCTGGAGGCGGGCAAGCGGGCCGACCTGATCGTCCTCGACCTGGACGCACCTCATCTGCGGCCGCGCCACGATCCCTGGTCGACGCTGGCGTACGCGGCGCACTCCCCGGACGTGCGCGACACCGTCGTCGACGGGCGGGTGCTGATGCGCGATCGTGGGCTCACCAGGCTCGACGAGCGGGCGGTGATCGCAGATCTGGAGGCAGTCCTGTGA
- a CDS encoding FadR/GntR family transcriptional regulator gives MAVTDEAIEKIKGMIVSGALRPGDRLPKESELAAELGLSRNSLREAVRALSLIRILDVRQGDGTYVTSLDPQLLLEALSFVVDFHRDDTVLEFLAVRRILEPAATAMAALRISEQQLDALDAQLDKLGAEPSVEELVAGDLEFHRGIVQSAGNSVLCSLLDGLSGPTTRARIWRGLTQEDAVAGTLREHRAILAALRDRDAEAARSWATVHIASVEQWLRSTL, from the coding sequence ATGGCAGTCACCGACGAGGCGATCGAAAAGATCAAGGGCATGATCGTCTCGGGTGCGCTGCGCCCCGGGGACCGGCTGCCCAAGGAGAGTGAACTGGCCGCCGAGCTGGGCCTGTCCCGCAACTCCCTGCGGGAGGCGGTGCGCGCCCTGTCGCTGATCCGGATCCTGGACGTGCGGCAGGGCGACGGCACCTACGTCACCAGTCTCGACCCTCAACTGCTCCTGGAGGCGCTGAGTTTCGTCGTCGACTTCCACCGCGACGACACGGTCCTGGAGTTCCTCGCGGTGCGCCGCATCCTGGAGCCGGCCGCCACCGCGATGGCCGCCCTGCGGATCAGCGAACAGCAGCTGGACGCGCTCGACGCCCAGTTGGACAAGCTCGGGGCCGAGCCTTCGGTGGAGGAACTGGTCGCGGGCGACCTGGAGTTCCACCGCGGCATCGTGCAGAGCGCCGGCAACTCGGTGCTGTGCTCGCTGCTCGACGGGCTGTCCGGGCCCACCACCCGGGCCCGGATCTGGCGCGGTCTGACGCAGGAGGACGCCGTCGCCGGCACGCTGCGCGAGCACCGGGCGATCCTGGCGGCCCTGCGCGACCGGGACGCCGAGGCGGCGCGGTCCTGGGCGACGGTGCACATCGCGAGCGTGGAGCAGTGGCTGCGCTCGACGCTGTGA
- a CDS encoding SCO1664 family protein, with product MSAPERIPPGGVTTDDPAFAEILARGEITVRGRIRDASNAALYCTVAYEGREAACVYKPVAGERPLWDFPDGTLAQREVAAYAVSEATGWGLVPPTVLREGPHGEGMCQLWIETAPESELLALVDAEEPEPGWKAIGFAEVGEGRTALLVHVDDERLRRLAVLDAVINNADRKGGHLLPTAEGRLYGIDHGVTFNAENKLRTLLWGWAGEPLTGEAVEVLKGLRTALEPAGRLALTLGALITPAELDATRARTDALLEAGTHPEPSGDWPAIPWPPV from the coding sequence ATGTCCGCGCCAGAACGGATACCGCCGGGGGGCGTGACCACCGACGACCCGGCCTTCGCCGAAATCCTCGCGCGCGGTGAGATCACCGTTCGCGGACGCATCCGCGACGCGTCGAACGCCGCCCTGTACTGCACGGTCGCGTACGAGGGCCGTGAGGCCGCCTGCGTCTACAAGCCGGTCGCGGGGGAGAGACCGCTGTGGGACTTCCCCGACGGGACGCTCGCCCAGCGCGAGGTCGCCGCCTACGCGGTCTCCGAGGCGACCGGCTGGGGCCTGGTGCCGCCCACCGTGCTGCGGGAGGGACCCCACGGCGAGGGCATGTGCCAGCTGTGGATCGAGACGGCGCCGGAGTCCGAACTGCTCGCCCTGGTGGACGCGGAGGAGCCCGAGCCGGGGTGGAAGGCGATCGGCTTCGCCGAGGTCGGCGAGGGCCGGACCGCGCTGCTGGTGCACGTCGACGACGAGAGGCTGCGCCGGCTCGCCGTCCTCGACGCGGTGATCAACAACGCCGACCGCAAGGGCGGCCATCTGCTGCCCACCGCCGAGGGCCGGCTCTACGGCATCGACCACGGGGTCACCTTCAACGCCGAGAACAAGCTGCGCACCCTCCTGTGGGGCTGGGCGGGGGAGCCCCTGACCGGGGAGGCCGTCGAGGTGCTCAAGGGGCTCAGGACGGCCCTGGAACCTGCCGGGCGGCTCGCGCTCACCCTGGGCGCGCTCATCACCCCCGCCGAACTCGACGCCACACGCGCGCGTACCGACGCGCTGCTGGAGGCCGGCACCCACCCGGAGCCGAGCGGCGACTGGCCGGCGATCCCCTGGCCCCCGGTCTGA